The sequence below is a genomic window from Candidatus Neomarinimicrobiota bacterium.
AGGGCGGGAATCGAACCCGCACGCCCTTGCGAGCGGGGGATTTTGAATCCCCTGCGTCTACCTATTTCACCACCTCGGCAGCGGGTATGAATTTAGTGAATTCAGTATTAATATCAACTATATTGAGAACATATAGCGGTCAGGGCCAGTCCGACTGATGCCAGGCGGGCAAGCCCTGACTCGCATAAGAGAACTAATGTCAACTATATTACAAATGCGTTACCAGGATCACTTTTAAGGTGGCTGCCATGGATTTTAGATCTCTTCCGGATATGCTTCGAACAAATGCGAACAGGTTTAAGGACGGAATCGCTCAGCGGTATAAGAGCGATGGAGAGTGGAAAGATATCTCCTACGGCGAATTAGGTCAAAAGGTTCGCTTAGTCGCACAGGGGCTTGCATCGAAAGGGATAGAGAAAGGCGATAAGGTCGCAATTCTTTCCGAAAACAGACCGGAATGGGCGGCGTGCGATTTCGGAATTCAATCAGCAGGCGCAATAGTAGTTCCTGTCTACCCGACATTGATAGGTAAGCAGATAGAGTATATTCTGAGGAATTCCGACTCAAAGATGCTGATTGCCTCCAATTCGGAACAAGTCGGTAAAATCCTTCCTTTGCTCGGAAACCTGCCCGAACTAACACTTGTAGTTGTGATGGACAGTTCTAACGGCAACGGGAACGGTGAAACCGTTTCACTCGAAGGGCTTATGGAGGACGGAAAGAATTACGCCAAGAATAATGAAAACTGGTATGACGAAAGTGTCGATAAAGTCAAGAAGATGGACATAATGACGATAATTTACACTTCGGGAACTACCGGTGAACCTAAGGGCGTATTACTGACACATAACAATTTTATTTCAAACGTAGAAGGGGCGCTCGGAGTATTCAGCGTGGACGAAACAGATACGTTCCTCTCTTTCCTTCCATTGAGTCACGTATTCGAACGGATGGCAGGACACAATCTGGCATATTCAACCGGCGCCACAGTTGCTTTTGCGGAAAGCATAGACAAAGTTGCAGCTAACATGGGGGAAGTGCATCCTACGCTCATGACAAGCGTTCCCCGGTTATATGAGAAGATGTACGCCAAAGTACACGCCAAAGTAGAAGCAGGCTCTCCATTAAAAAAGAAACTCTTCAACTGGGCATTCGGAATAGGAGCTGAAATGCGGGAGCTGCCGGAGGGGGAGAGTCCGGGTATAGGGTTGAAGATCAAGCACGCCTTAGCAAGTAAGTTGGTATTCAGCAAGCTTAAAGCGAGGGTAGGTGGGAAACTCCGGTTTTTCGCGTCCGGAGGAGCCCCGTTATCAGCGGAGATAGGTGAGTTTTTCGCGCGCGCGGGAATTATAATCATTGAAGGGTATGGCTTAACGGAAACATCTCCCATTATATGTGTGGGTCTGGTGGAAAATCCGGTGTTCGGCACGGTGGGTCCCCCGATCTTCAACGTTGAGTTGAAAATAGCCGATGACGGAGAAATACTCACTCGCGGACCCCATGTGATGGTAGGATATTACAAAGACGATGAAGCAACCAGCGAGATAATTGATTCGGACGGCTGGCTGCACACCGGTGATATAGGAGAGATGGACGAAGGAGGAAGGCTCAGAATTACGGACAGAAAGAAAAACATACTTGTTACTGCCGGCGGAAAAAACATCGCCCCCGCTCCGATAGAGAATATGTTGGTACTGAGCCCTTTGATCGAACAGGTAATGCTGATAGGAGACAGGCGAAAATTTATCAGCGCCCTGATTGCGCCTGAACTTAAAGCGCTCAAATCCGCTGCGGAAAAAGCAGGATTCTCGGTATCCTCGAACGAGGAACTGGTAAAAGATCCGGGCGTATATAATCTGATGGAAGATGAGATTAACCGACTGCAAGCGGATATATCGAATTATGAGAGGGTGAAGAAATTCGTCATGATCCCACGGTTACTTACAATAGAAGACGGCGAGATAACACCAAGTTTAAAAATTAAGCGAAAAGTAGTGATAGATAAATTCTCCTCTGAAATTGACGCATTATATCAGGAGTAAATTTATTCCAGCTTTACCTGCATAAAACACTTAATACTACAGGGATATATTGGGACAGACGTATAAGGATGCTGGAGTAGATATCGTTGCAGGTGAAGCAGCAGTGAGTAAGATCAGTGAACTCGCCCGCTCCACATTTTCACCGAACGTACTTTCCGGTGTGGGAAATTTCGGAGCACAATATCTCTTTCCACAGGATAGGTTCGACCAACCGGTATTGGTTTCATCGACGGACGGAATAGGCACTAAATCCATAGTAGCAGCCGACGCTGGAAAATTTGATTCCATAGGTGAAGATTTAGTCAACCACTGCGTAAATGATATTCTTACTACAGGTGCGGAACCGCTGTTCTTTTTAGATTATATCGGAGTTGGAAAACTTCGAGCCGAAGAAATACACGGGATCGTTAAGGGTTTGGCTTCCGCCTGCAAAAAATGCGAATGCTCTCTGATCGGCGGAGAAATGGCTGAAATGCCGGAGATATACGGCGAGCGGCACTACGACATTGTGGGAACGATAGTAGGTGTGGTCGAGAGAGAATCTCTTATAGACGGCGCTGATATTGAAAAAGGAGACATCCTGATCGGGTTACGCTCCAACGGTCTCCACACAAACGGCTTCACACTTGCGAGAAAAGCGTTACTGAACGGGATGGATTTGGACAGCTACCATGACGACCTCGGCAGTTCACTCGCAGAGGAACTTTTGAAGATTCATCGATGCTATCTGCCATCACTCAAACCGATACTGAAGGAATGTAATATTAGAGGCCTCGCCCACATTACAGGCGGGGGAATCGTTGGGAATACGAAACGGATAGTAGGTGACAAGTTGACCGTTGAAATTGACTGGAACGAATGGGAGCCGGACGCCGTTTTTCCTTTGATTCAACAAGCGGGGAAGGTTCCTGAAGAAGAGATGCGACATACGTTCAACATGGGAATCGGATTTGTAATAGCCTGTCGTGAGACGGAGGTGGATAAAATCACCAAAATTCTTGGCAATCTAAACGAGGAATATGTGATCATCGGTAAGATTGCATGAATTATTTTCTCAGATCAGCCGTCTTGTTGATTATTGCAGTGAGTTCGTACGACACAGCGCTGTCTCAGCTTAATTCCTTCACAACATCGAGAAGAGCGATCAGGTATAACAG
It includes:
- a CDS encoding long-chain fatty acid--CoA ligase, with the translated sequence MDFRSLPDMLRTNANRFKDGIAQRYKSDGEWKDISYGELGQKVRLVAQGLASKGIEKGDKVAILSENRPEWAACDFGIQSAGAIVVPVYPTLIGKQIEYILRNSDSKMLIASNSEQVGKILPLLGNLPELTLVVVMDSSNGNGNGETVSLEGLMEDGKNYAKNNENWYDESVDKVKKMDIMTIIYTSGTTGEPKGVLLTHNNFISNVEGALGVFSVDETDTFLSFLPLSHVFERMAGHNLAYSTGATVAFAESIDKVAANMGEVHPTLMTSVPRLYEKMYAKVHAKVEAGSPLKKKLFNWAFGIGAEMRELPEGESPGIGLKIKHALASKLVFSKLKARVGGKLRFFASGGAPLSAEIGEFFARAGIIIIEGYGLTETSPIICVGLVENPVFGTVGPPIFNVELKIADDGEILTRGPHVMVGYYKDDEATSEIIDSDGWLHTGDIGEMDEGGRLRITDRKKNILVTAGGKNIAPAPIENMLVLSPLIEQVMLIGDRRKFISALIAPELKALKSAAEKAGFSVSSNEELVKDPGVYNLMEDEINRLQADISNYERVKKFVMIPRLLTIEDGEITPSLKIKRKVVIDKFSSEIDALYQE
- a CDS encoding phosphoribosylformylglycinamidine cyclo-ligase; this translates as MGQTYKDAGVDIVAGEAAVSKISELARSTFSPNVLSGVGNFGAQYLFPQDRFDQPVLVSSTDGIGTKSIVAADAGKFDSIGEDLVNHCVNDILTTGAEPLFFLDYIGVGKLRAEEIHGIVKGLASACKKCECSLIGGEMAEMPEIYGERHYDIVGTIVGVVERESLIDGADIEKGDILIGLRSNGLHTNGFTLARKALLNGMDLDSYHDDLGSSLAEELLKIHRCYLPSLKPILKECNIRGLAHITGGGIVGNTKRIVGDKLTVEIDWNEWEPDAVFPLIQQAGKVPEEEMRHTFNMGIGFVIACRETEVDKITKILGNLNEEYVIIGKIA